One part of the Humulus lupulus chromosome 9, drHumLupu1.1, whole genome shotgun sequence genome encodes these proteins:
- the LOC133799447 gene encoding uncharacterized protein LOC133799447 produces the protein MDQRKGDARIYVVTGLFFSFIISGGVFLCLYIVLPATQSHEWYPIVGLVLVSIPWAFWFFTFVYRCFKFNINNQQPPPPINNTSSRRSSRGGGSTREPTTAATTTANTSASDSPTDNGGGCSGGNDHRRVQFGPVVVLGADQSGDNHHHRQGHGGDEAVENERCDINNDDEESKNSNDESEIPLRLSVS, from the coding sequence atggaCCAGAGGAAAGGAGACGCCAGAATCTACGTCGTGACAGGGCTCTTCTTCTCCTTCATAATCTCCGGCGGCGTCTTCCTCTGCCTCTACATCGTCCTCCCAGCAACTCAATCACACGAATGGTATCCCATCGTAGGTTTGGTTCTCGTCTCCATTCCCTGGGCTTTTTGGTTCTTCACCTTCGTCTATCGATGTTTcaaattcaatattaataaccaaCAGCCACCTCCTCCGATCAACAACACCAGCAGCCGCCGCTCCTCCAGGGGCGGcggaagcacccgtgagccgaccACGGCGGCGACCACAACAGCCAACACGTCAGCCTCTGACTCCCCAACCGATAATGGTGGCGGCTGTAGTGGTGGTAACGATCATCGGAGGGTGCAGTTTGGGCCGGTTGTCGTGTTGGGAGCTGATCAGAGTGGTGATAATCATCATCATCGTCAAGGCCATGGTGGTGATGAAGCAGTGGAAAATGAACGTTGTGATATTAATAATGATGATGAAGAGAGTAAGAATAGTAATGACGAAAGCGAAATTCCTTTGAGATTATCAGTTTCGTAG